In the Mycolicibacter sp. MU0102 genome, one interval contains:
- a CDS encoding cytochrome P450 has product MEVQELASIDFTDLDNFADGFPHELFALHRRVAPVYWHEPTAHTPDGDGFWSVATHAETLEVLRDAQTYSSVTGGDRPFGGTVLQDLPIAGQLLNMMDDPRHAQVRRLVSSGLTPRMIRRVETDLRRRARALLDAVEPGVPFDFLVDIAAEVPMQMICILLGVPEADRHWLFEAIEPSFDFRGSRKAVVSRLSIEDAGNRVYTFGRELIAAKRAEPADDMLSVVANSTDPELSDLEVYLFFQLLFSAGAETTRNAIAGGLLALSAYPDQYRLLRSDFDLLPTAIEEILRWTSPAPSKRRTASRRAVLGGQTIDAGQKVLVWEGSANRDPAVFERADQFDITRKPNPHIGFGHGAHFCLGAHLARLELRVLYEELLSRFGELAVVEPVEWTRSNRHTGMRHMMVELRP; this is encoded by the coding sequence ATGGAGGTCCAGGAGCTCGCGAGCATCGACTTCACCGATCTGGACAACTTTGCCGACGGCTTCCCGCACGAGCTGTTCGCGCTGCATCGCCGGGTGGCGCCGGTGTACTGGCACGAACCCACCGCCCACACTCCGGACGGCGACGGCTTCTGGTCGGTGGCCACGCACGCCGAGACGCTGGAAGTGCTGCGCGACGCGCAGACCTATTCGTCGGTCACCGGCGGGGACCGGCCGTTCGGCGGCACCGTGCTGCAGGACCTCCCGATCGCCGGGCAGCTGCTGAACATGATGGACGACCCGCGGCACGCGCAGGTCCGTCGGCTGGTCAGCTCCGGACTGACTCCGCGGATGATCCGCCGCGTCGAGACCGATCTGCGGCGCCGGGCGCGGGCCTTGCTCGACGCCGTCGAGCCCGGGGTTCCCTTCGACTTCCTGGTCGACATCGCCGCCGAGGTTCCGATGCAGATGATCTGCATCCTGTTGGGTGTTCCCGAAGCCGACCGGCACTGGCTGTTCGAGGCGATTGAGCCCAGCTTCGACTTCCGCGGCTCACGCAAGGCAGTGGTGTCGCGACTGTCCATCGAGGACGCCGGCAACCGGGTCTACACCTTCGGACGGGAGTTGATCGCGGCCAAGCGCGCCGAGCCCGCCGACGACATGCTCTCGGTGGTGGCCAACTCGACCGACCCCGAGCTCAGCGATCTCGAGGTGTATCTGTTCTTCCAGTTGCTGTTCAGTGCCGGCGCCGAGACCACCCGCAACGCCATCGCCGGCGGGCTGCTGGCACTGTCTGCTTACCCCGACCAATACCGTTTGCTGCGTAGCGATTTCGATCTGCTGCCCACCGCCATCGAAGAGATCCTGCGCTGGACCTCGCCGGCTCCGTCGAAGCGGCGCACCGCCAGCCGGCGCGCTGTGCTGGGCGGGCAGACCATCGACGCCGGCCAGAAGGTGCTGGTGTGGGAGGGCTCGGCCAACCGCGACCCGGCGGTGTTCGAGCGGGCCGATCAGTTCGACATCACCCGTAAACCCAACCCACACATCGGGTTCGGCCACGGCGCCCACTTCTGCTTGGGGGCCCACTTGGCCCGACTGGAACTGCGGGTGCTCTACGAGGAGCTGCTGAGCCGGTTCGGCGAATTGGCGGTCGTGGAGCCGGTGGAGTGGACGCGCAGCAACCGGCACACCGGGATGCGGCACATGATGGTGGAACTGCGGCCCTAG
- the pntB gene encoding Re/Si-specific NAD(P)(+) transhydrogenase subunit beta, with translation MFSVETAASAAYIVAALLFILALAGLSKHETSKAGNSFGILGMAVALAATITLAVHHDINPIGLALLIGATVVGAAIGLWRAKVVEMTGMPELIALLHSFVGLAAVLVGWNGYLHVENSPCSADARELAAQGLFGIHSAEVFIGVFIGAVTFTGSIVANLKLSARMKSNPLMLPGKNFLNIGALVAFVALTVWFVYEPKLWLLIVVTLLALALGWHLVASIGGGDMPVVVSMLNSYSGWAAAASGFLLSNDLLIITGALVGSSGAYLSYIMCKAMNRSFISVIAGGFGIEAGPAEDKDYGEHREITAEGVAELLGGADSVIITPGYGMAVAQAQYGVAELTRKLRDRGVNVRFGIHPVAGRLPGHMNVLLAEAKVPYDIVLEMDEINDDFGDTSVVLVIGANDTVNPAAAEDPSSPIAGMPVLTVWDADNVIVFKRSMASGYAGVQNPLFFRQNSAMLFGDAKDRVEDILHAL, from the coding sequence ATGTTTTCAGTTGAGACCGCCGCCTCGGCGGCATACATCGTCGCGGCCTTGTTGTTCATCCTGGCCCTGGCCGGGCTGAGCAAGCACGAGACGTCCAAGGCCGGCAACAGCTTCGGCATCCTCGGGATGGCGGTGGCGCTGGCCGCGACGATCACCTTGGCGGTGCATCACGACATCAATCCGATCGGCTTGGCGTTGCTGATCGGGGCCACCGTGGTCGGTGCGGCAATCGGGCTGTGGCGCGCCAAGGTCGTCGAGATGACCGGCATGCCCGAGCTGATCGCGCTGCTGCACTCGTTCGTCGGCCTGGCTGCCGTGCTGGTCGGCTGGAACGGCTACCTGCACGTAGAAAACAGCCCGTGCAGCGCCGACGCTCGCGAACTGGCCGCCCAGGGGCTGTTCGGCATCCACTCGGCCGAGGTGTTCATCGGCGTGTTCATCGGTGCGGTGACCTTCACCGGCTCGATCGTGGCCAACCTCAAGCTCTCGGCGCGGATGAAGTCCAACCCGCTGATGCTGCCCGGCAAGAACTTCCTCAACATCGGTGCGCTGGTCGCGTTCGTCGCCTTGACGGTGTGGTTCGTGTACGAGCCCAAGCTGTGGCTGCTGATCGTGGTGACACTGCTGGCGCTGGCGCTGGGCTGGCACCTGGTGGCTTCCATCGGCGGCGGTGACATGCCGGTGGTCGTCTCGATGCTCAACAGCTACTCCGGCTGGGCGGCGGCCGCCTCAGGCTTCCTGCTCTCCAACGACCTGCTGATCATCACCGGCGCGCTGGTCGGCTCCTCGGGTGCCTACCTGTCCTACATCATGTGCAAGGCGATGAACCGCTCGTTCATCTCGGTGATCGCCGGTGGCTTCGGGATCGAAGCCGGCCCCGCCGAGGACAAGGACTACGGCGAGCACCGCGAGATCACCGCCGAAGGGGTCGCCGAGCTGCTGGGCGGCGCCGACTCGGTGATCATCACCCCGGGCTACGGCATGGCCGTCGCGCAAGCCCAGTACGGGGTCGCCGAACTGACCCGCAAGCTGCGCGACCGCGGCGTCAACGTGCGCTTCGGCATCCACCCGGTCGCCGGCCGACTGCCCGGCCACATGAACGTGCTGCTGGCCGAGGCCAAGGTGCCCTACGACATCGTGCTGGAGATGGACGAGATCAACGACGACTTCGGTGACACGTCGGTGGTCCTGGTGATCGGCGCCAACGACACCGTCAACCCGGCCGCCGCCGAAGACCCGTCCAGCCCGATCGCGGGCATGCCGGTGCTGACCGTGTGGGACGCCGACAACGTGATCGTCTTCAAGCGCTCCATGGCTTCTGGCTACGCGGGCGTGCAGAACCCGCTGTTCTTCCGGCAGAACTCCGCCATGTTGTTCGGTGACGCCAAGGACCGGGTCGAAGACATCCTGCACGCGCTGTAA
- a CDS encoding TetR/AcrR family transcriptional regulator — translation MGNGRPTRRDMHAGLTRTAVLDAARILFVAKGFEATSVDEIAQASHSSKGAVYHHFRDKQAIFAEVFRLSQADVMQAVLPGALESMPDGASPWEQALLAISAVLRCYVHNHDARVLLRESASALGWDRKQTVDEELALPLLRGVLGELIETGQIVAVPVGVTAELLYALLSKTGPIIAAADDPAQAVNEIEPVLFALLNGLRREPSQPAGEAKRLGFARPQTP, via the coding sequence ATGGGGAACGGGAGGCCGACCCGGCGGGACATGCACGCTGGGCTCACGCGGACCGCGGTGCTCGACGCTGCCCGGATTCTTTTCGTTGCCAAGGGCTTCGAAGCGACCTCCGTCGATGAGATCGCGCAGGCATCGCACTCCAGCAAGGGTGCCGTCTACCACCACTTTCGCGACAAGCAGGCGATCTTCGCCGAGGTGTTCAGGCTCAGCCAGGCCGACGTCATGCAGGCCGTACTACCGGGCGCCCTGGAATCCATGCCCGACGGCGCCAGCCCGTGGGAACAGGCGCTGTTGGCGATCAGCGCGGTACTGCGCTGCTACGTCCACAATCACGACGCCCGGGTGTTGCTGCGGGAATCGGCCAGCGCACTGGGTTGGGACCGCAAGCAGACCGTCGACGAGGAACTGGCACTTCCGTTGCTGCGCGGCGTGCTCGGCGAGCTGATCGAGACCGGCCAAATCGTGGCCGTACCGGTCGGCGTCACCGCCGAATTGCTCTACGCCCTACTCAGCAAGACCGGGCCCATCATCGCCGCCGCCGACGATCCCGCACAGGCGGTCAACGAGATCGAGCCGGTGCTGTTCGCATTGTTGAACGGCCTGCGTCGCGAGCCGTCGCAGCCGGCCGGCGAAGCCAAACGCTTGGGTTTCGCCCGGCCGCAGACGCCCTGA
- the purB gene encoding adenylosuccinate lyase: MSIPNVLATRYASTAMTDIWSPQAKIVAERRLWLAVLRAQSELGVPVPARAIADYEAVLGDVDLASIAARERVTRHDVKARIEEFNALAGHEQIHKGMTSRDLTENVEQLQIRQSLQLVHDHGVAVAARLVSHAAAYRDLVMAGRSHNVAAQATTLGKRFASAAEETLLALRRVRELIDRYPLRGIKGPMGTAQDMLDLFDGDTAKLSELERRVAEFLGFSAVLTSVGQVYPRSLDHDVVSALVQLGAGPSSLAQTIRLMAGHELVTEGFAPGQVGSSAMPHKMNTRSCERVNGLQVVLRGYASMAAELAGAQWNEGDVFCSVVRRVALPDAFFAVDGQTETFLTVLDEFGAYPAVITRELDRYLPFLATTKVLIAAVRAGVGREAAHEVIKEHAVAVALAMRERGAEPDLLDRLAADDRLPLDRAALDAAVADRQAFTGAAADQVDRVAAEVAELVERYPAGAAYSPGAIL, translated from the coding sequence GTGAGCATTCCCAATGTGCTGGCCACCCGTTACGCCAGTACCGCCATGACAGACATCTGGTCGCCGCAGGCCAAGATCGTTGCCGAGCGTCGGCTGTGGCTGGCGGTGCTGCGCGCCCAGTCCGAGCTGGGCGTGCCGGTGCCCGCACGGGCGATCGCCGACTACGAGGCTGTCCTCGGTGACGTCGACCTGGCGTCGATCGCGGCCCGTGAGCGGGTGACCCGCCACGACGTCAAGGCCCGTATCGAGGAGTTCAACGCCCTCGCCGGTCACGAGCAAATTCACAAGGGCATGACCAGCCGGGACCTGACCGAAAACGTCGAGCAGTTGCAGATTCGCCAGTCCCTGCAACTGGTCCACGACCACGGGGTCGCGGTCGCCGCGCGCCTGGTCAGCCACGCGGCGGCCTACCGCGACCTGGTGATGGCCGGGCGCAGCCACAATGTCGCCGCGCAGGCCACCACGTTGGGTAAGCGGTTCGCCTCGGCTGCCGAGGAGACCCTGCTCGCGCTGCGCCGAGTGCGTGAGCTGATCGACCGCTACCCGCTGCGCGGCATCAAGGGCCCGATGGGCACCGCGCAGGACATGCTGGACCTGTTCGACGGCGACACCGCCAAACTCAGCGAGCTGGAACGTCGGGTCGCCGAATTCTTGGGGTTCTCGGCGGTGCTCACCAGCGTCGGGCAGGTCTATCCGCGCTCGCTGGACCATGACGTGGTCTCGGCGCTGGTGCAATTGGGTGCCGGCCCCTCCTCGCTGGCGCAGACCATCCGCCTGATGGCCGGCCACGAACTGGTCACCGAAGGATTCGCACCCGGCCAGGTGGGCTCGTCGGCGATGCCGCACAAGATGAACACCCGCAGCTGCGAGCGGGTCAACGGGCTGCAGGTGGTGTTGCGCGGCTATGCCTCGATGGCTGCCGAACTGGCTGGCGCGCAGTGGAACGAGGGCGACGTCTTCTGCTCGGTGGTGCGTCGCGTCGCACTGCCCGACGCCTTTTTCGCCGTCGACGGGCAGACCGAGACCTTCTTGACCGTGCTCGACGAATTCGGGGCCTACCCGGCGGTGATCACCCGCGAACTGGACCGCTACCTGCCCTTCCTGGCCACCACCAAGGTATTGATCGCCGCGGTGCGTGCCGGGGTGGGACGCGAAGCCGCCCACGAGGTGATCAAGGAACACGCGGTGGCCGTCGCGCTGGCGATGCGCGAGCGCGGTGCCGAACCCGACCTGCTGGACCGGCTGGCCGCCGACGACCGGCTGCCACTGGACCGGGCCGCGCTGGATGCGGCCGTCGCCGACCGCCAGGCATTCACCGGCGCGGCCGCCGACCAGGTCGACCGGGTGGCGGCCGAGGTGGCCGAACTCGTCGAGCGGTATCCGGCCGGGGCTGCCTACAGCCCGGGCGCGATCCTGTAG
- a CDS encoding type IV toxin-antitoxin system AbiEi family antitoxin domain-containing protein: MDNYLRRHDGVITRSQALECGLSRSAIGRRLQSGRWRRCGPGVYFADDRPFTTAARIRAAVWSYGIDAVASGLAAAWWHQLTTAAPNLVEVTVPRNSHGRAHRGTRLRRRDLFPADVVERRGLLVTGLALTTVEAAARRGGGPKVMDTALQRHTELPHLWRAQLRNAGRQGSPAARRMLQAAESGARSQAERMLVQLLRDAGVTGWVANYRLGGYKIDVAFPEIAVAIEVDGWAYHSGPDEFEGDRVRQNQIVLRGWTVLRFTWLDLVTAPDRVITEIRWAISAR; the protein is encoded by the coding sequence GTGGACAACTATCTACGGCGTCACGACGGTGTGATCACCCGCTCGCAGGCCTTGGAGTGCGGCCTCTCCCGCTCCGCCATCGGCCGCCGACTCCAATCTGGACGCTGGCGGCGCTGCGGGCCCGGCGTGTACTTTGCCGACGATCGTCCGTTCACCACCGCCGCGCGCATCCGGGCAGCGGTGTGGAGCTACGGAATTGACGCCGTCGCCAGCGGATTGGCGGCGGCCTGGTGGCACCAGCTGACCACCGCCGCACCGAATCTGGTCGAGGTTACCGTTCCTCGCAATTCACATGGGCGGGCTCATCGAGGCACCCGGCTCAGGCGCCGAGACCTCTTTCCCGCGGATGTGGTCGAGCGCAGGGGGCTGCTGGTTACCGGGCTCGCCCTGACGACGGTCGAGGCCGCTGCCCGTCGTGGCGGGGGCCCCAAGGTGATGGATACCGCCCTGCAGCGCCACACCGAACTACCCCACCTGTGGCGGGCCCAGCTGCGAAACGCGGGCCGGCAGGGTTCCCCGGCGGCCCGTCGGATGCTGCAGGCGGCAGAGAGCGGCGCGCGTTCACAGGCCGAGCGAATGCTGGTCCAACTGTTGCGCGATGCCGGCGTCACTGGATGGGTGGCGAACTATCGACTGGGCGGCTACAAGATTGACGTTGCCTTTCCAGAAATCGCCGTTGCGATCGAAGTTGACGGCTGGGCGTATCACAGCGGCCCGGATGAATTCGAAGGTGACCGGGTGCGGCAGAACCAGATCGTGCTGCGGGGGTGGACCGTGCTCCGGTTCACCTGGCTGGACTTAGTCACTGCCCCGGATCGGGTCATCACCGAGATCCGGTGGGCGATTTCGGCGCGATAG